From the genome of Globicephala melas chromosome 11, mGloMel1.2, whole genome shotgun sequence, one region includes:
- the DUSP7 gene encoding dual specificity protein phosphatase 7, with amino-acid sequence MKNQLRGPPARAHMSASGASAAGGTGAGSEPGAGSGSGAGTGAGAAAGAGAMPCKSAEWLQEELEARGGASLLLLDCRPHELFESSHIETAINLAIPGLMLRRLRKGNLPIRSIIPNHADKERFATRCKAATVLLYDEATAEWQPEPGAPASVLGLLLQKLRDDGCQAYYLQGGFNKFQTEYSEHCETNVDSSSSPSGSPPTSVLGLGGLRISSDCSDGESDRELPSSATESDGSPVPSSQPAFPVQILPYLYLGCAKDSTNLDVLGKYGIKYILNVTPNLPNAFEHGGEFTYKQIPISDHWSQNLSQFFPEAISFIDEARSKKCGVLVHCLAGISRSVTVTVAYLMQKMNLSLNDAYDFVKRKKSNISPNFNFMGQLLDFERTLGLSSPCDNHTPSEQLYFSTPTNHNLFPLNTLEST; translated from the exons ATGAAAAACCAGCTCCGCGGCCCCCCAGCGCGGGCGCACATGTCGGCCTCGGGGGCGTCGGCGGCTGGGGGCACCGGGGCGGGGTCGGAGCCCGGTGCGGGGTCTGGTTCCGGCGCCGGTACCGGGGCAGGCGCGGCGGCGGGTGCGGGGGCCATGCCTTGCAAGAGTGCCGAGTGGCTGCAGGAGGAGCTGGAGGCGCGCGGCGGCGCGTCCCTGCTGCTGCTCGACTGCCGGCCGCACGAGCTCTTCGAGTCGTCGCACATCGAGACGGCCATCAACCTGGCCATCCCGGGCCTCATGCTGCGCCGCTTGCGCAAGGGCAACCTGCCCATCCGCTCCATCATCCCCAACCACGCCGACAAGGAGCGTTTCGCTACGCGCTGCAAGGCGGCCACCGTTTTGCTCTACGACGAGGCCACGGCCGAGTGGCAGCCAGAGCCTGGCGCTCCCGCTTCGGTGCTTGGCCTTCTCCTGCAAAAGCTGCGCGACGACGGCTGCCAGGCCTACTACCTCCAAG GTGGTTTCAACAAGTTCCAGACAGAGTACTCAGAACACTGCGAGACCAACGTGGACAGCTCGTCCTCGCCGAGCGGCTCACCGCCCACCTCAGTGTTGGGTCTGGGGGGCCTACGCATCAGCTCTGACTGCTCAGATGGTGAGTCGGACAGAGAGCTGCCCAGCAGTGCCACCGAGTCAGACGGCAGCCCTGTGCCATCCAGCCAACCGGCCTTCCCCGTCCAGATCCTGCCCTACCTCTACCTCGGCTGCGCCAAGGACTCCACCAACCTGGATGTGCTCGGCAAGTACGGCATCAAGTATATCCTCAACGTCACGCCCAACCTGCCCAATGCCTTCGAGCACGGGGGCGAGTTCACCTACAAGCAGATCCCCATCTCTGACCACTGGAGCCAGAACCTCTCCCAGTTCTTCCCTGAGGCCATCAGCTTCATAG ACGAGGCCCGCTCCAAGAAGTGCGGTGTCCTGGTGCACTGCCTGGCAGGCATCAGCCGCTCGGTGACGGTCACAGTGGCCTACCTGATGCAGAAGATGAACCTGTCGCTCAATGATGCCTACGACTTTGTCAAGAGGAAAAAGTCCAACATCTCACCCAACTTCAACTTTATGGGGCAGCTGCTGGACTTCGAGCGGACGCTGGGGCTGAGCAGCCCGTGTGACAACCACACCCCCAGCGAGCAGCTCTACTTCTCCACGCCCACCAACCACAACCTGTTCCCACTCAACACGCTCGAGTCCACGTGA